A single genomic interval of Camelina sativa cultivar DH55 chromosome 11, Cs, whole genome shotgun sequence harbors:
- the LOC104726440 gene encoding selT-like protein gives MDKAQLILLGLPIFLFCSDLFNLFTPPPPKPQPQRPHQPPPHIPHQQHRPAAFIPETLDFPSQKTSGLGGAIGYGHTVEINFCVSCSFKGTAVTMKKMLETAFPGLDVILANYPPPQPKRLLAKVVPVAQMGVIGMIVAGDRVFPMIGIAQPPAWFHSLRANRFGSMASTWLIGNFLQSYLQSSGAFEVHCDGELVFSKLKEGRFPGEIELRDLIGKTLTRPGTLAGSY, from the exons ATGGACAAAGCACAGTTGATTTTGTTAGGTCTACCtatattcttgttttgttcGGATCTCTTCAACCTATTCACTCCTCCGCCTCCTAAACCTCAGCCTCAACGTCCCCATCAGCCACCACCGCATATCCCTCACCAGCAGCATCGTCCTGCTGCCTTCATCCCCGAAACCCTAGATTTCCCTTCACAG AAGACAAGTGGCTTAGGAGGAGCAATTGGATATGGACATACTGTTGAGATCAACTTCTGTGTCTCCTGTTCTTTCAA GGGAACTGCAGTCACCATGAAGAAGATGTTAGAGACGGCTTTCCCCGGTTTAGATGTGATTCTCGCAAATTATCCACCACCACAACCAAAGCGCCTTCTAGCTAAGGTTGTGCCGGTCGCTCAGATGGGAGTTATTGGTATGATTGTTGCAGGTGATCGTGTCTTTCCCATGATTGGAATTGCGCAGCCACCTGCTTGGTTCCATTCCTTGAGGGCCAATAGATTTGGATCCATGGCTTCCACTTGGCTTATCGGTAACTTTCTGCAGTCTTACCTTCAAAGCTCAGGCGCCTTTGAAGTTCACTGCGACGGGGAACTG GTGTTCTCTAAATTGAAAGAAGGTAGATTTCCAGGAGAGATCGAGCTGAGAGATCTCATCGGCAAGACTTTAACAAGACCAGGCACACTCGCAGGCAGCTACTGA